The nucleotide window CGCCGGTCACGCTCCGCACGCATCCGGGCGAAATCCTCATCCGCATGATAGGAGGAGCGCGTGAGCGGAGATGAAGCAACCATCAGAAAGCCCTTGCCGTAGGCCGTTTTCTTGTAGGCCTCGAACTCGTCCGGCGTGGCGAAACGGTCAATCACCGCGTGTTTCGGGGTCGGCTGCAGATACTGGCCGAGAGTGATGAAGTCGACATCGGCAGAGCGCATGTCGTCCATCACCTGATACATCTCTTCTTTCGTCTCCCCCAAACCAACCATAAGGCCGGACTTGGTGAAAATCGTCGGGTCGAGCTCTTTCGCCCGATCCAGGATCTTGAGGGAATGGAAATAGCGGGCGCCGGGACGGATCGTGGGATAGAGTCGCGGCACGGTTTCCAGATTGTGATTGAACACGTCCGGTCGGGCATCGACGACGATCTCCAATGCGCCATCCTTGCGCATGAAGTCCGGCGTCAGCACCTCGATAGTGGTCTCCGGCGACATCAGGCGGATCTTGCGGATCACCTGGGCGAAATGGCCTGCCCCTCCGTCGTCCAGATCGTCCCGGTCGACCGAGGTGATGACAACATGGCGCAGGCCGAGCTTGGCAACGGCTTCCGCCACCTCGTCCGGCTCATGCGGGTCAAGCTTGTCCGGTCGCCCCGTGGCGACGTTGCAGAAGGCGCAGGCGCGGGTGCAGACCGACCCGAGGATCATCATCGTTGCGTGCTTCTTGGACCAGCACTCGCCGATATTCGGGCAGGCCGCTTCCTCGCACACGGTGACAAGCTTGTGGTCGCGCATGAGCTGCCGGGTCTCGAGATAGACCTTCGAGGTCGGCGCCTTGACCCTGATCCAGGACGGCTTCCGCTTCACCTGATTATCGGGGCGATGCGCTTTTTCCGGATGGCGTGCGGCGCCGATACGCGGCGCTTTTTCTTGGCTTTCGCTCATTGCAGCTCTCTTTCCCGCGACCAGAGCACCTGCTCGATCGTGACGCGGTCGAAATAGTCGTCGGCGGAGATGACCTCTTCGGCGGTTTCGATGACCGCGTCTGCCTTCTTCCGGTGCTTTCCGCTGTCCGGACCGTCGAGCGGAAAGTTTACCTTGATGACAAGCTCCTGCGAGATATCACCCTCGTTTTCCGCACTGCTCCGCACCAGAATGGCCGTTACGCCTTCCAGTGCCTTGATCCGTTTCAGGTCCAGATCCATCAA belongs to Nisaea sp. and includes:
- the lipA gene encoding lipoyl synthase; this encodes MSESQEKAPRIGAARHPEKAHRPDNQVKRKPSWIRVKAPTSKVYLETRQLMRDHKLVTVCEEAACPNIGECWSKKHATMMILGSVCTRACAFCNVATGRPDKLDPHEPDEVAEAVAKLGLRHVVITSVDRDDLDDGGAGHFAQVIRKIRLMSPETTIEVLTPDFMRKDGALEIVVDARPDVFNHNLETVPRLYPTIRPGARYFHSLKILDRAKELDPTIFTKSGLMVGLGETKEEMYQVMDDMRSADVDFITLGQYLQPTPKHAVIDRFATPDEFEAYKKTAYGKGFLMVASSPLTRSSYHADEDFARMRAERDRRLIGDRGRVRADLSLTDLAEMAVSASK